The nucleotide window GAGGATCGGTAAAACGTATAGCGCGCCCGTTGTTCATTTCAATATCGAGATGATCGTGCTTGCCTACAGGCTGGTCGACAGGCACCACTCTCAAGCTGCCAGACATACCCAAGTGCATCAGCAAATGGCCGTTACCGACCTGCCACAACAAATATTTGCCTCGCCGCCACAGAGATTGAACCTTGTGGCCAAGCAACTGTTGCTCCAAATCGTCGGGTACGGGCCAACGCAGCTGACGGTGACGCACCGCCACAGCCTGTACCCTCTTATGGGTGGTGTAAGGGGAAATGCCCCTCAGAGTGGTTTCAACTTCCGGTAATTCAGGCATTTTTTATGGCCTTTACACTGTGACAATAAAAATAACTCTGGCATACTAGCGGCGCTAAACAATCCATCACAATAGAATTTTGTGGGCGACAACGGAATTTTGCCGTTTGCTCGACTCACTCAAGAGTTTAAGGGTAGGGGTAATCAATGGCTTTAGGTAAGCGCAGAAAGGCAGAGGACGAATCAGAAATTGATCTGACACCGATGCTGGACGTTGTATTTATCATGCTGATCTTCTTTATTGTGACAGCATCGTTTGTGAAAGAATCGGGGATCGATCTCAACAAACCACCTTCCAACGACAGCCCACCACCCGAAGACGACAACAAGCCTAAAAACGTTGTCTTTGAAGTGACTGCTGACGGCCAGATCCTGCTGAAGAAGCGTTTGGTTGATATCCGCTCGGTTCGCGCCAACATTGAGCGCATGAAAGCGGAAAACCCGGAAGCCAAGGTTATTGTTCAGGCCCACCCCCAGGCTCCTTCAAAAGTATTTATCGGCATTGCCGACCAGGCGCGGGAAGCAGAAGTGGCTCACGGTGACATTACCCTGAGCTTTAAAGAAGAGTAACTTCTCGCTTTAGCAGATTGAAAGCCCGGCTCCAGCCGGGCTTTTTTATGGGCGATACTTTCTCAATCTCGACACGGCCACCAATAGATCCAACAAACAGCAGCCATAAAAAAACCCGGCCAGGGCCGGGTTTTTTTCAAAACGCAATCTCTTACTTGATCTTGGCTTCTTTATACATCACGTGCTGACGGATGGTTGGATCGTACTTTTTCATTTCCAACTTTTCCGGCTTGGTGCGCTTGTTCTTGTCAGTAGTGTAGTAGTGGCCGGTTCCAGCACTGGATACCAGCTTGATCTTGTCACGGTTTGACTTGGCCATAAGCCTTCTCCTTTACAAAAAACGCCGCGGGCGCTTTAAACTTTTTCGCCGCGTGCGCGGATTTCAGTCAGCACCTGGTCGATGCCCTTCTTGTCGATAATACGCATACCCTTAGTGGAAACACGCAGTTTTACAAAACGCTTTTCGCCTTCCACCCAGAAGCGGTGGGTGTGCAGGTTCGGCTCGAACCGACGACGGGTGCGGTTCTTGGCGTGAGATACATTGTTACCGGTCATCGGGCGCTTGCCGGTAACCTGACATACTTTAGACATGACGTTGCCTCTATAGCCTGTTACTTCACCGCCACGGCCGATTTCAGTCGGGGCAATGGTCTTGAATTTACTGTAATTTCAGCGGGCCAGCGGGCAGCTATTAACCGTTACCAAAAGGGCCAACCCAAAAGAGGCGCGATTTATACCAGAAAGCCCTGATACAAGCAAATAAATTATCAGCTGCGGGAGGCAAGTGCATTGAGCAGGCACGCTGCTTTCTCAAAGCTTTCCTCGCTCAGCTAAGGACACAACCTGCCCCACCCCAACAATTATGTGATCCAAAACCCTCACGTCTACCAGAGCCAACGCTTGCTTTAACTGCTGGGTAATCGCCACATCCGCCTGGCTGGGTTCAGCCATACCGGACGGGTGATTATGAGCAAAGATAAGTGATGCAGCATTGTAGTGAAGCGCTCGTCGCACCACTTCACGGGGATACACCGCCACGCCATCCACTGTGCCGTAAAACAGCTCTTCAAACGCAATAAGGCGATGTTGGGAATCGAGAAACAGGGCGGCAAACACCTCCTGTTGACGAGATTGCAATTGCAGGCGCAAATAGGATGAAACTGCCGTTGGGCTGGTGAACACCTGCTCGCGCTCCATCGCTTCCTGCAAATGACGACGAGCCAGCTCAAGGCTCGCTTGTAACTGTGCGTATTTGGCACTGCCCAATCCCTTGAGTTGGCAAAATTGCCGGCAGTCCGCCTGCAGCAGTGACACCAGACTGCCAAAGTGAGCCAGCATTTCCCTGGCCAGGTCTACTGCGGTTTTACCAGCACTGCCGGTGCGCAAAAAAATCGCCAGCAATTCGGTATCTGACAGCGCTGCTGCGCCCTGTCGAATCAACTTTTCCCTGGGGCGTTCCCACTCGGGCCAATCCTGAATAACCATAATTCTTCCCTGTGAAATTCCGTTTTCTCAATATAGCTAACAAGTCAGTGAACACTTACTGTCAACTATATATTGGCCACTGCTCAGTCAAACATTCGCGCAGATTCGCAACAGCGACTTTTCATATGAGCAGCTAACAGGTATCTTAGCGCTTTTGTTGTACCCTTTCAGGAAACCCAATGACGTCCCTAACCAACAAACGCATCCTTCTTGGTGTGAGCGGAGGTATTGCCGCTTACAAAAGCGCCGACTTGGTGCGCCGCCTGCAAGACGCCGGTGCGGAAGTGCAGGTGGTAATGACACCAGCTGCGTGCGAATTTATTACCCCACTGACCATGCAAGCACTGTCTGGTAACCCGGTGCATACCTCACTACTGGATCCAGAGGCAGAGGCCGCTATGGGCCATATCGAGCTGGCTCGCTGGGCCGACTTGTTGCTGGTGGCCCCCGCTTCCGCCGACTTTCTGGCACGCCTGGCTCAAGGCCAGGGCAACGACTTGCTCAGCACACTTTGTCTGGCCTGCCCATCCCCCATCGCTGTGGCCCCGGCTATGAACCAGGCGATGTATCGCAGCCAAAGCACACAAGATAACCTGACCCAGCTGGCAGAGCGCAATATCCATATATTCGGCCCAGCGGAAGGATCACAGGCCTGTGGCGATGTAGGCCCAGGTAGGGTATTGGAGCCCTTGGAACTGGTGGAGCATGCAGCCAGCCTGTTTACCAGTGGAGCCCTGGCCGGCAAGCGGGTGGTGATTACCGCCGGCCCAACCCGTGAACCACTGGACCCCGTGCGCTACATCAGCAATTACAGCTCTGGCAAGATGGGTTATGCCTTGGCAGAAGCCGCCGCAGAAGCCGGAGCAGACACAGTACTGATTAGCGGACCGGTAAATTTGCCGCCACCGGATCGGGTTACCACCGTTAGGGTCGTCAGCGCCCTGGATATGCACAGCGCCGCCATAGAGCACGCCGCAGGTACTGACCTATTTATTGCCACCGCTGCGGTCGCCGATTACCGTCCGGTACAGATGGCGGAGCAAAAAATCAAGAAAAGCGGCGATGAGATTACTTTGCAACTCACCAAGAACCCGGATATTGTCGCATCAGTGGCAGCGATGGAACCCAGGCCCACAACCATTGGCTTTGCCGCCGAAAGTGAGAATCTGGAACAATATGCCCGTGGCAAGCTGGAACGGAAAAAGTTGGACCTGGTCATCGCAAACGATATCTGCTGCGATGGCATTGGCTTTAACAGTGACGACAACCAGGTATCCGTAGTCAGCAGCAACGGCATTGAAACCTTGCCCAAGCTCAATAAACAGATACTGGCCAGGGAATTGATCCAGCGCTTTGCCACGTTGTTGGCAACCTAAACGGACAAAGACAAACACAGCATGGCAGAAAAAAACACCAACAAATCCCTGCTGAAAACGGACTCCTCGATCGCCCTATACGGCGCGCTGGTGCTGTTCGCGCTCATGCTGTTTGCCTGCTATCACCTGTATACCACGATCATCGCCGATCCGGCTCAACAGCGAGCCCAGGCGTTGGCCGAGCAAGGCGCCAACGCGGCGGTGCGAACCACCAATCACTTCATTGACGAGCAACTGCAGCAATTGCAATCGCTGGCGTCCCGGCCATTGACGGCCATGGCCCTGAGCGCCAGCGAAAACGATCGTCAAAAGCTGGAAAACAGCGTTACTGAGCTGATGCAAGGAGCGCAATACAGCCGCTTGATCACCAGCGCCGATACAGGAAACAGCCGCAAGCTCAACTTTGTGGCGCTGGATCTGGCACGCCGCGTATTGAACGGTGAGCAGGTATTGCCAGAAGCCA belongs to bacterium SCSIO 12696 and includes:
- a CDS encoding biopolymer transporter ExbD, giving the protein MALGKRRKAEDESEIDLTPMLDVVFIMLIFFIVTASFVKESGIDLNKPPSNDSPPPEDDNKPKNVVFEVTADGQILLKKRLVDIRSVRANIERMKAENPEAKVIVQAHPQAPSKVFIGIADQAREAEVAHGDITLSFKEE
- the rpmG gene encoding 50S ribosomal protein L33; amino-acid sequence: MAKSNRDKIKLVSSAGTGHYYTTDKNKRTKPEKLEMKKYDPTIRQHVMYKEAKIK
- the rpmB gene encoding 50S ribosomal protein L28, with translation MSKVCQVTGKRPMTGNNVSHAKNRTRRRFEPNLHTHRFWVEGEKRFVKLRVSTKGMRIIDKKGIDQVLTEIRARGEKV
- the radC gene encoding DNA repair protein RadC, whose product is MVIQDWPEWERPREKLIRQGAAALSDTELLAIFLRTGSAGKTAVDLAREMLAHFGSLVSLLQADCRQFCQLKGLGSAKYAQLQASLELARRHLQEAMEREQVFTSPTAVSSYLRLQLQSRQQEVFAALFLDSQHRLIAFEELFYGTVDGVAVYPREVVRRALHYNAASLIFAHNHPSGMAEPSQADVAITQQLKQALALVDVRVLDHIIVGVGQVVSLAERGKL
- the coaBC gene encoding bifunctional phosphopantothenoylcysteine decarboxylase/phosphopantothenate--cysteine ligase CoaBC, with amino-acid sequence MTSLTNKRILLGVSGGIAAYKSADLVRRLQDAGAEVQVVMTPAACEFITPLTMQALSGNPVHTSLLDPEAEAAMGHIELARWADLLLVAPASADFLARLAQGQGNDLLSTLCLACPSPIAVAPAMNQAMYRSQSTQDNLTQLAERNIHIFGPAEGSQACGDVGPGRVLEPLELVEHAASLFTSGALAGKRVVITAGPTREPLDPVRYISNYSSGKMGYALAEAAAEAGADTVLISGPVNLPPPDRVTTVRVVSALDMHSAAIEHAAGTDLFIATAAVADYRPVQMAEQKIKKSGDEITLQLTKNPDIVASVAAMEPRPTTIGFAAESENLEQYARGKLERKKLDLVIANDICCDGIGFNSDDNQVSVVSSNGIETLPKLNKQILARELIQRFATLLAT